CTATAAATTGAGTGTGGCTTTTTGATGAATCTGTGTTTTATTCATCACCGCAGCTTCTGCACAGATTAGAAAAACATTCACACATACCTGTAGGAGATGTGTTCAGGCCACAGACAGTGCTCAGTGAACACATGGATTCAGGAATCCTTTGAAATCACTGAgctccccatccccagcccagggtctGGGAACCACACTGCCTGAGCCCCGGGTAAGGCTCTCTGGGAGAGGTTCCGGTTAAGGTGTGTCTTAGTTAGTGCCCAAGAGGATTTCTGCAAAGGGGGTAGGAGggccctggaggggaggggagggccagaTGCTGGGGCAGAGCCAGTTCTTCCTGCACGGCTGTGACAGTAAACCcacttcccttctcctcttcctcactCCCTGCCCTCTGACCTCAGGGTCAGGGCAGGCTGGGGTCAAGCCTTGACCCGGGTGACTGGGTGTCCTTCAGGGTGAATTTGGCGCTGGCTTACACGGAGCTGACAGAGGAGCTGGGCCGGCTTCGAGAGTTGAGTTCCCTGCAGGGGAGGATCTTGAGGACTCTGCTGCAGGAGCAGGCTCGGAGTGGCGGTAAGATGGGACGGGGAGGTGGTCGCTATGGTCACTGTCCTTCCCGCGTCCTGGGGCCACCCTCCACTTCTTTCCCGGCGACCCGGCCTTTTTCACTCGCGTTCAGAGGACAGTGGGTGGGTCCTGGTCGCCAGCAAGGCCCTGGCTCCCCAGTTCTGAcgtcctctctccccaccactgTCCCCCACCCTGTCCTGCTTCTCTTCCAGGCCAGAGGCACTCGCCGCTGTCGCAGCGCCACTCGCCGGCGCCCCAGTGCCCCTCGCACTCCCCGCCGGCCAGAGCGGCACCCCCATGCCCCCCGTGCCAGTCCCCCGTCCCCCAGCGCCGCTCTCCGGGGCCCCCATGCCCCTCGCCCCAGCAACGCCGCTCGCCGGCCTCGCCCTCCTGCCCGTCGCCCGTCCCGCAGCGCCGCTCGCCGGTGCCGCCACCGTGCCAGTCCCCCAGCCCGCAGCGCCGCTCTCCGGGGCCCCCCGCCTGCCCGGCCCCGCAGCCtcggcccccgccgcccccgccgcccgggGAGAGGACGCTGGCCGAGCGCGCCTACGCCAAGCCGCCCAGCCACCACGTGAAGGCCGGCTTCCAGGGCCGGCGCAGCTACTCGGAGATGGCGGAGGGCGCGGGCTACGCGGGCGCCTCCTCGCCCTGGCTGCAGGCGGAGGCGGCCACGCTGCCCAAGCCGCGGGCCTACGGCGGCGAGCTCTACGGCCCCGGCAGGCCCCTCAGCCCGCGGCGCGCCTTTGAGGGCATCCGCCTGCGCTTCGAGAAGCAGCCgtcggaggaggaggagtgggccGTGCCCGCCAGCCCGCCCAGCCCAGAGGCGGGCGCCATCCGCTGCGCCTCGTTCTGTGCTGGCTTCCCGATCCCCGAGTCGCCCGCCGCCACCGCCTACGTCCACGCCGAGCACGCGCAGTCCTGGCCGTCCATCAACGTGAGTGCGCACGTGCGCGCTGGCCTGTGCTTAGACCCTGGGGAGCCCCGCCCCTCCGCTTTGCGCCTGCCTGGTGGGCGTggctcccttcctttctctccgcCCTGGTCCCTGAAGCAGCCCTGGCCCTTCACCTCACCTGCGGCCCTTGACTGGTGTAAGTCAGGGTATCAGAGGACTGCAGGCgctcccccagcctctccccagatGTCCATCTTTCTCAGCAGCATTAAAACTTGTTCAGTCCCAGGGTTAAAAGGCGCAGCCTTAAGAGTGCCGATCCTGGCTCGAACTCTGGACGCCACTGCTTAGTCGCTAGCTATGGGAACTCAGATGAGTTACTTATCGTCTCCCAccgtcagttttctcatctgaaaaatgaggacagCGATATATTATCTAATTCCATTAGCAAATTTTAAAGAGGCAGAGTGAGCCCAAAGCATTCTGCACAGGGTCTGGCACAGCGGTAAACATCTATGACTTGGTGATGGAAACCACGCTGTCCGCCACGGGTCTTGGGTCCACACAGAACCAGGCCTGCTCATCCAATTCCCTCCATCGGTCCTCAGAGCCTCTGCTTTTTCCTATCTGTCCTAGAAGACAACCCTATCTCAGGGCTGTATTGTTTCactgaaataatgatttttctgAATGTCAGAGCCAACCCTTGCCACCTGGAAGGACCAAAATATATTCCAAAGCCAGACAGAAGGTTATctggggagttgccattgtggctcagcaggttacaaactcgactattatccatgaggatgagggttcaatccctggcttcactcggggggttaagaatccagagttgccatgagctgtggtgcaggtcgcagatgcatctcccattagatccctagcctgggaacttccatatgcctcggctgtggccttaggagaaaaaagaaagaaagaaagttatttttgGTTGTACATTGTTTAGGATTATTCATTGCCTTCAGTTATCTGCGAGCTGTGTCTTAATCACTCAAGGCATGTCTGGGTCTTGGCTTCCTTCATTACCACAGATGCCCTGGGAGGCTGAGCATACCCACCTCCACACTCACACCTCCTGGGGGTGCTATGCCTAGGTTTGGGGAGCCAGATGCTAAACTGGTAGAAGTTGGACAGGGACAAGGAGGAAGCGGTCCCCGACCCCTTTTGCATGCTGCAGCCCTCCGTGCTTTGGGTCCCAGGAAAGGGCAGGCTGGGATGttgggaaaaggaggaagggttGTGGACCGTAAATgactcccttctctctccacaGCTGCTGATGGAGACAGTGGGCTCTGATATCCGCAGCTGCCCCCTCTGCCAGCTGGGTTTCCCTGTTGGGTACCCGGATGATGCTCTCATCAAACACATTGACTCCCACCTGGAGAACAGCAAGATCTAGGGTGCCTCCCCCACCCACTGGCTGTTTTTCCGCCTTCTCCCATCACCCGTAAACACTCACTTTGAATGCTGCATGAATCTCGTGGGGGGCCCTTGCCCCTCGCGACCCCCAGATACCTCCACTAGCTACCGAGTCAACGTGTGTGCCGTCTTCCCTGGTCCAGGCACCACTCAGCCCTGGCTTTTCCCAGGAGGTCAGCCGAGGCTCTCCCAGCTCCCTGGCTcctgctgggaggtgggggtcagGGCTGGGATGGGAGGGGCATACCCCACTcagcctcttcctctgcctttctgtTTGTTCTGCACCGGTTGGATCCAAGAAGGTGTCTAGTGcttgggcctgggggagggggagggtatCAGAGGACTCCAGgcactcccccagcccctccccagccgtCCTTCTTTCTCAGGCTGTGCTCTGTCCAGGGAGCGCCTCCTTGTGGGGTCTCAGAGCCTGCCCTGCACACTGATGCCAGTTGCTCCATCCCGTGGCCAGGTTGGGGATCATGGCATGGGCCCCCATTGAGGGGAGGAGGCATCTTGTCTCTCGCCATCCCTGCAGGCCAGTCCTGTTctctctgctctccccaccctggggaatagggagggtgggagaggagagggagggcccTGGAGGACGGGGAGCCTCAAGCCCGGAGAGGTTGCCCTGAGGCACCGTGACCCTCAGACCAGGGCACTATCTGTGCGGCCGGTGCCCTCCTCCCAGGGCCCCCGGCCCTTAAGGCAGATGCTCCCCTCCACCCTGACCCCACTCACGCCCCGACACCACAGGTGCCCTGGAGCCTGTGTGTGACTCAGCCTCTGTTAGCTGGGTGG
The Phacochoerus africanus isolate WHEZ1 chromosome 14, ROS_Pafr_v1, whole genome shotgun sequence DNA segment above includes these coding regions:
- the TBKBP1 gene encoding TANK-binding kinase 1-binding protein 1, which codes for MESMFEDDISILTQEALGPSEVWLDAPGDPSLGGDMCSASHFALITAYGDIKERLGGLERENATLRRRLKVYEIKYPLINDFGEEHGFSLYEIKDGSLLEVEKVSLQQRLNQFQRELQKNKEQEEQLGEMIQAYEKLCVEKSDLETELGEMRALVETHLRQICGLEQQLRQQQGVRDTAFPSLSPPPAPAPPCADLDLHYLALRGGSGLNHGWPGPTPSMSELERRRLEEALEAAQGEARGAQLREEQLQAECERLQGELKQLQETRAQDLASNQSERDMAWVKRVGDDQVNLALAYTELTEELGRLRELSSLQGRILRTLLQEQARSGGQRHSPLSQRHSPAPQCPSHSPPARAAPPCPPCQSPVPQRRSPGPPCPSPQQRRSPASPSCPSPVPQRRSPVPPPCQSPSPQRRSPGPPACPAPQPRPPPPPPPGERTLAERAYAKPPSHHVKAGFQGRRSYSEMAEGAGYAGASSPWLQAEAATLPKPRAYGGELYGPGRPLSPRRAFEGIRLRFEKQPSEEEEWAVPASPPSPEAGAIRCASFCAGFPIPESPAATAYVHAEHAQSWPSINLLMETVGSDIRSCPLCQLGFPVGYPDDALIKHIDSHLENSKI